One part of the Lachnospiraceae bacterium JLR.KK002 genome encodes these proteins:
- a CDS encoding toxic anion resistance protein — protein MGLDFSKPAVQQPVTVPGTRNEIEVVEQYDIAADRQQMNDTLTNSVEVDALVSTIEVHNLETIVSFGAEAAEEISKASDVVLNSMNMSQLDDSSEMLNTLAKVMDKFDIEELKENPGLFGKMFGNLRKQLDKILAKYHTMGDEVDKIYVQLKQYESEIKQSNRKLEQMFEANVNYYHDLVKYILAGEQGCRELEEYIASRQADFEATGDNSIQFELQSLQQALMMLEQRTQDLRTAESVAMQSIPMIRTMEFSNMNLVRKINSAFIITLPVFKQALAQAIMLKRQRIQADAMSALDEKTNEMLVKNARNTVEQSKMTAQLASGSSIKIETLETTWKTIVNGIDETRQIQENARKQRQQDQIRLEGIKTEFHRMYHMPDKKN, from the coding sequence ATGGGACTTGATTTTAGTAAACCTGCAGTGCAGCAGCCTGTAACCGTACCGGGCACCAGAAATGAAATTGAAGTGGTGGAGCAGTACGACATTGCGGCGGACCGTCAGCAGATGAATGATACCCTGACCAATTCTGTGGAGGTGGACGCCCTGGTCAGCACCATTGAGGTGCATAATCTGGAGACCATTGTTTCCTTCGGTGCGGAAGCGGCAGAGGAAATTTCCAAGGCTTCCGATGTGGTGTTAAACAGCATGAACATGTCGCAGCTTGATGATTCCAGCGAAATGCTGAATACCCTGGCAAAAGTGATGGACAAATTCGATATTGAAGAGCTGAAGGAGAATCCGGGGCTGTTCGGCAAAATGTTTGGAAATCTGAGAAAGCAGCTGGATAAAATTCTGGCCAAGTATCATACTATGGGAGATGAAGTAGATAAAATCTATGTGCAGTTAAAACAGTATGAATCGGAAATTAAACAGTCCAATCGGAAACTGGAGCAGATGTTTGAGGCCAATGTAAATTATTATCATGATCTGGTAAAATATATTCTGGCGGGCGAGCAGGGCTGCCGGGAGCTGGAGGAATACATTGCCAGCCGGCAGGCAGATTTTGAGGCCACCGGAGACAATTCCATTCAGTTTGAGCTCCAGAGTCTGCAGCAGGCGCTGATGATGTTAGAGCAGAGAACCCAGGACCTGCGGACTGCGGAAAGCGTGGCCATGCAGTCCATTCCCATGATAAGAACCATGGAATTCAGCAATATGAACCTGGTAAGAAAAATTAATTCAGCATTTATTATTACCCTTCCGGTGTTTAAACAGGCGCTGGCACAGGCAATTATGCTGAAGAGACAGAGAATTCAGGCAGACGCCATGTCCGCGCTGGATGAAAAGACCAATGAAATGCTGGTGAAAAACGCCAGAAATACGGTGGAGCAGTCTAAAATGACAGCACAGCTTGCTTCCGGAAGCTCCATCAAAATTGAAACACTGGAAACAACCTGGAAGACCATTGTGAACGGTATTGACGAGACCAGACAGATTCAGGAAAATGCCAGAAAGCAGCGGCAGCAGGATCAGATAAGGCTTGAAGGTATCAAAACGGAGTTCCACAGGATGTATCATATGCCGGACAAGAAAAACTGA